One genomic segment of Erinaceus europaeus chromosome 18, mEriEur2.1, whole genome shotgun sequence includes these proteins:
- the ATP5MC3 gene encoding ATP synthase F(0) complex subunit C3, mitochondrial: MFACAKLACTPAALIRAGSRVAYRPLSASALYRPETRTGEGSSVFNGAQNGVSQLIRREFQTSAISRDIDTAAKFIGAGAATVGVAGSGAGIGTVFGSLIIGYARNPSLKQQLFSYAILGFALSEAMGLFCLMVAFLILFAM, translated from the exons ATGTTCGCGTGCGCCAAGCTCGCCTGCACCCCGGCGGCTCTG ATCCGGGCTGGATCCAGAGTTGCCTACAGACCACTTTCTGCATCAGCGTTATACCGACCAGAGACTAGGACTGGAGAG GGTTCTTCAGTATTTAATGGGGCCCAGAATGGTGTGTCTCAGCTAATCCGAAGGGAGTTTCAGACCAGTGCAATCAGCAGAGACATTGATACTGCTGCCAAATTTATTGGTGCAGGTGCTGCGACAGTAGGAGTGGCTGGTTCTGGTGCTGGTATTGGAACAGTCTTTGGCAGCCTTATCATTGGCTATGCCAG AAACCCATCGCTGAAGCAGCAACTGTTCTCATACGCTATCCTGGGATTTGCCTTGTCTGAAGCTATGGGTCTTTTTTGTTTGATGGTTGCTTTCTTGATTTTGTTTGCCATGTAA